In a genomic window of Paraburkholderia acidiphila:
- a CDS encoding sensor domain-containing diguanylate cyclase, which yields MTVPSSTPEAVPPVSEAAYAGGREPGADPREPLRSHDHAVSLSTGHAAADPLLDGLLRLAAAHFGVAAACVVPGEAPAVRGRDAGVDETVYEALRTLAHRTGESGAREPLIVPDISADPAWCNVLAHASKPLRFVAAWPLYGAQGEPVGSLCLIDPAPRELDAAARASLGDFARVAATLAARPTLATSRELDVPATVEAARYAELEALREQERLLAHAIEGSGTGIWDRDVVTGEIRYSVGWKAILGYSGHELTSRIEDSYGRLHPEDAEYVKAAMQAHFEGRTPTYEVEHRIRCKDGRYKWICSRGKVMSRDANGRALRMIGTTTDITSMREMAERLRESAALVTNLTNEVPGLVFQRRQVSGGRALFSYASAGIAEIFELAPEQAAHDPACIDALIHPDDRDAWRDSFEQSAANLTPWHLEFRVLLPQQGLRWRQGDARPQRLADGTTVWHGFITEATERKRIEAELQEFASTDGLTRLANRRHFMARVEAQLAQVRRGGASAAVMMCDLDHFKSINDRWGHAIGDDVLRHFAEILRTQLRAGDLAGRIGGEEFAILLAATDLEGAHSVAQRIQERFAAQPLAVVGDVVALTVSIGITLMNAADMSAEAALTRSDFALYRAKKGGRNRIECA from the coding sequence ATGACCGTTCCCTCGTCGACGCCCGAGGCCGTTCCCCCCGTAAGCGAAGCCGCGTATGCCGGGGGGCGGGAGCCGGGCGCCGACCCGCGCGAGCCGTTGCGCTCGCACGATCATGCGGTTTCGCTCAGCACCGGGCACGCTGCGGCTGACCCGTTGCTCGATGGCCTGTTGCGCCTCGCCGCGGCGCATTTCGGGGTCGCGGCAGCCTGCGTGGTGCCCGGCGAGGCGCCTGCCGTGCGCGGGCGCGATGCCGGCGTGGACGAGACGGTCTACGAAGCACTGCGCACGCTTGCGCATCGGACCGGCGAAAGCGGCGCGCGAGAGCCGCTCATCGTGCCCGATATTTCAGCGGATCCCGCCTGGTGCAATGTGCTTGCGCACGCAAGCAAGCCGCTTCGTTTCGTGGCCGCGTGGCCCTTGTACGGTGCGCAGGGCGAGCCCGTTGGCAGCCTCTGCCTGATCGACCCCGCGCCGCGCGAACTGGACGCCGCCGCTCGCGCGAGCCTCGGCGACTTTGCGCGCGTGGCGGCCACGCTGGCCGCGAGGCCAACGCTCGCCACAAGCCGCGAACTCGACGTTCCCGCCACAGTCGAAGCCGCGCGATATGCCGAACTCGAAGCCTTGCGCGAGCAGGAGCGCCTGCTTGCGCACGCCATCGAGGGCAGCGGCACGGGCATCTGGGACCGTGACGTGGTGACGGGCGAGATCCGTTATTCGGTGGGCTGGAAGGCGATACTCGGCTACTCCGGGCACGAACTGACGAGCCGTATCGAAGACAGCTATGGGCGGCTGCATCCCGAAGACGCCGAGTACGTGAAGGCCGCGATGCAGGCGCATTTCGAAGGCCGCACGCCGACCTACGAGGTCGAGCACCGCATTCGCTGCAAGGACGGCCGCTACAAGTGGATTTGCAGCCGCGGCAAGGTCATGAGCCGCGACGCGAACGGACGCGCGCTGCGCATGATCGGCACGACCACGGACATCACGTCGATGCGCGAGATGGCCGAGCGTTTGCGCGAGAGCGCGGCGCTCGTCACGAACCTCACGAACGAGGTGCCGGGTCTGGTGTTCCAGCGCCGCCAGGTGTCAGGCGGCCGCGCGCTTTTCTCGTATGCGAGCGCGGGCATCGCGGAAATCTTCGAACTCGCGCCCGAGCAGGCCGCGCACGACCCGGCATGCATCGACGCGCTGATTCATCCCGACGATCGCGACGCATGGCGCGACTCGTTCGAGCAGTCCGCGGCGAATCTCACGCCGTGGCATCTGGAGTTTCGCGTGCTGCTGCCGCAGCAGGGCTTGCGCTGGCGCCAGGGCGATGCGAGACCGCAGCGGCTCGCCGACGGCACGACGGTCTGGCATGGCTTCATCACCGAGGCGACGGAGCGCAAGCGCATCGAAGCCGAACTGCAGGAGTTCGCGAGTACCGACGGCCTCACGCGTCTGGCCAACCGCCGTCACTTCATGGCTCGCGTCGAGGCGCAGCTTGCGCAAGTGCGGCGCGGCGGCGCAAGCGCTGCCGTGATGATGTGCGACCTCGACCACTTCAAGTCGATCAACGACCGCTGGGGCCACGCGATCGGCGACGACGTGCTGCGCCATTTCGCCGAGATCCTGCGCACGCAGTTGCGCGCGGGCGACCTGGCCGGCCGCATCGGCGGCGAGGAGTTTGCGATCCTGCTGGCTGCCACCGACCTCGAAGGCGCGCATAGCGTCGCGCAGCGCATTCAGGAGCGCTTCGCCGCGCAACCGCTCGCGGTGGTGGGCGATGTGGTGGCGCTGACCGTGAGCATCGGCATCACGCTCATGAACGCCGCCGACATGAGCGCCGAAGCTGCGCTCACGCGCAGCGACTTCGCGCTCTACCGCGCGAAAAAAGGCGGACGTAACCGCATCGAATGCGCATAA
- a CDS encoding transporter, giving the protein MDFASSVATYGADLSGLVCGFRFSPGQPGQSVTCDDVLEALRRTREGGEPQTARDDSFYWLHFNLAHAAAQPWMRAHLDLPDAFFEMLVEGSHSTRIEHVDNGLFAVVNDVMFDFELTPSQIATLWSYTHERILVTARLKPLRSIDRLRGYVRNGETFRSPAELLIHLMRDQADLMVEIVRRTSVDVDRAEDRFLASRRTASRHELAAMRRILVRLQRMLAPEPGSIFRLLARPPRWLQTADMQDLREATEEFSLVLGDMAGLVERIKLLQEEIAARLEEQNNRTLFTLTLVTVLALPINIVAGFFGMNVGGIPLAENRHGFWLMVVLVATFTALLGWWVFRRRADT; this is encoded by the coding sequence ATGGATTTCGCTTCGTCCGTCGCAACGTATGGCGCCGACCTGTCGGGTCTCGTTTGCGGTTTTCGCTTCTCGCCCGGGCAACCCGGGCAGTCCGTCACGTGCGACGATGTCCTCGAGGCGCTGCGGCGCACGCGCGAGGGCGGCGAGCCGCAAACCGCGCGCGACGATTCGTTCTACTGGCTGCACTTCAATCTCGCGCATGCCGCCGCGCAACCGTGGATGCGCGCGCATCTCGACTTGCCCGACGCCTTCTTCGAGATGCTCGTGGAAGGCTCGCACTCCACGCGCATCGAACACGTGGACAACGGGCTCTTCGCCGTGGTCAACGACGTGATGTTCGATTTCGAGCTCACGCCCTCGCAAATCGCGACGCTGTGGTCATACACGCACGAACGCATTCTCGTCACGGCGCGGCTGAAGCCGCTGCGCTCCATCGACCGTCTGCGCGGCTACGTGCGCAACGGCGAGACGTTCCGCTCGCCGGCCGAACTGCTCATCCACCTGATGCGCGACCAGGCCGACCTGATGGTGGAAATCGTGCGCCGCACGAGCGTCGATGTCGATCGCGCCGAGGATCGGTTTCTCGCTTCGCGCCGCACTGCCAGCCGTCATGAACTCGCGGCCATGCGGCGCATTCTGGTGCGCCTGCAACGGATGCTCGCGCCGGAGCCGGGCTCGATTTTCCGTCTGCTCGCGCGCCCGCCGCGCTGGCTCCAGACCGCCGACATGCAGGACCTGCGCGAGGCGACCGAGGAGTTCTCGCTCGTGCTCGGCGACATGGCCGGACTGGTGGAGCGCATCAAGCTTCTGCAGGAAGAAATTGCCGCGCGGCTCGAAGAGCAGAACAACCGCACGCTTTTCACGCTCACGCTCGTGACCGTGCTCGCGCTGCCTATCAACATCGTCGCGGGTTTTTTCGGCATGAACGTGGGTGGCATTCCGCTGGCGGAAAACCGCCACGGGTTCTGGCTCATGGTGGTGCTGGTCGCGACCTTCACGGCGCTGCTGGGATGGTGGGTGTTCCGCCGGCGCGCGGATACCTGA
- a CDS encoding DUF1479 domain-containing protein codes for MAALQIDDVPAAIRQAKRMLRAQLPNYREVFEEVAQAIGEEARSLARLREAGESVIPEIEFADIAAQRVSAETIARVKARGACVIRRVFELEQAARWDAEIADYVARNDLDALATQRAAQRNALPPQASRPLIYGLYWSRPQVEARESAELTAARVFLNRLWRHESEGRVHFDPDVVPAYADRLRRRPPGTAAPGLAAHCDGGAVERWVDESFRQVYRHVFSGDWRRYDPFDGAYRTHASEIPSRIASSMFRTFQGWTALTPQGPGDGTLQIVPIANAMAYVLLRALQDDVAEDDLCGAQPGRGLPITAEWHAPLLDALTSIPQMQAGDTVFWHCDVIHSVEDEHRGTGYSNVMYIPATPGCAKNDAYLQRQLPSFLEGRSPPDFPPEHIEADLADRAGVADLTALGRAQLGLTGAA; via the coding sequence ATGGCGGCACTTCAGATCGACGATGTCCCGGCCGCGATCCGGCAGGCCAAGCGCATGTTGCGCGCGCAACTGCCCAACTATCGCGAAGTGTTCGAGGAGGTCGCGCAGGCCATAGGCGAAGAAGCGCGCAGCCTCGCGCGGCTGCGCGAGGCGGGCGAGTCCGTGATTCCGGAAATCGAGTTCGCCGACATCGCGGCGCAGCGCGTGAGTGCCGAGACGATCGCGCGCGTGAAAGCGCGCGGGGCCTGCGTGATCCGCCGCGTGTTCGAGCTGGAGCAGGCCGCGCGCTGGGACGCCGAAATCGCCGACTATGTGGCGCGCAACGATCTCGACGCGCTCGCCACGCAACGCGCGGCGCAGCGCAATGCCCTCCCGCCGCAAGCGAGCCGCCCGCTGATCTATGGCCTCTACTGGTCGCGCCCGCAGGTAGAGGCGCGCGAGTCCGCCGAACTCACCGCCGCGCGCGTCTTCCTCAACCGCCTGTGGCGCCACGAGAGCGAAGGGCGCGTGCATTTTGATCCTGATGTCGTGCCCGCTTACGCCGACCGTCTGCGGCGCCGCCCGCCCGGAACGGCGGCGCCGGGCCTCGCCGCGCATTGCGACGGCGGCGCGGTCGAGCGCTGGGTCGACGAGAGTTTTCGCCAGGTGTATCGCCATGTGTTTTCGGGCGACTGGCGGCGCTACGACCCCTTCGACGGCGCTTACCGCACGCACGCGAGCGAGATTCCCTCGCGCATCGCCTCTTCGATGTTCCGCACCTTCCAGGGCTGGACCGCGCTCACGCCGCAGGGGCCCGGCGACGGCACGCTGCAGATCGTGCCGATCGCCAACGCCATGGCATACGTCCTTTTGCGCGCGCTGCAGGACGACGTGGCCGAAGACGACTTGTGCGGCGCGCAGCCGGGCCGCGGGCTGCCGATTACCGCCGAATGGCACGCGCCGCTGTTGGATGCGCTGACATCGATTCCGCAGATGCAGGCCGGCGACACCGTGTTCTGGCACTGCGACGTGATTCACTCAGTGGAAGACGAGCACCGCGGCACGGGGTACAGCAACGTGATGTACATTCCGGCCACACCGGGTTGTGCGAAGAACGACGCCTATTTGCAGCGCCAGTTGCCGAGTTTCCTCGAAGGCCGCAGCCCGCCCGACTTTCCCCCTGAGCACATCGAAGCCGATCTGGCGGACCGGGCAGGCGTGGCCGATCTCACCGCGCTCGGCCGCGCACAGCTCGGGTTGACTGGCGCCGCCTAG
- a CDS encoding MFS transporter, translating to MSGARRDRACASRIPPSVWKVAVVVSIGSFMAQMDSTLVNVSLAAIGHALHSPIATTQWIMSGYLLAMALILPLNGWLVDRIGAKRLYLFAFSTFTFASVLCGAAQNMGELIAARVFQGLVAGLLAPMAQMMLGRVAGKNLERVMGYATLPILLGPIFGPLLAGAVLARAAWPWLFLINVPVGILGVTLAARLLAPDAGQLQRRPFDFTGFALISPGLVALVYGFQSAMHAEGAAFLLAGAALLAAFVWHALRHPTSALIDVRLFADRMFAVPAITQFFANGIMYGRQFAVALYLIAGCGLSAAHAGWLLAASGAGMMGSFACMGFLTERLGCRALAAGGALLALCATLPFLWMTGHAFSPGLALASLFIAGVGHGTISIPSISAAYARMPKARLPMANTALNIAQRMGGPVATTLVAIAVSLAVPSSSAGEPRQFLQAFAALCGLHMACFTAAILLPASVRRANEG from the coding sequence ATGAGCGGCGCGCGTCGTGACCGCGCTTGCGCGAGCCGCATTCCCCCGTCCGTCTGGAAGGTCGCGGTCGTCGTTTCCATCGGCTCGTTCATGGCGCAGATGGACTCGACGCTCGTGAACGTCTCCCTTGCGGCCATCGGCCATGCGCTCCACTCGCCCATTGCCACGACGCAGTGGATCATGAGCGGCTACCTGCTGGCCATGGCGCTCATCCTTCCGCTCAACGGCTGGCTGGTGGACCGCATCGGTGCGAAGCGGCTCTATCTCTTTGCCTTCTCGACCTTTACGTTCGCCTCGGTGCTGTGCGGCGCGGCCCAAAACATGGGGGAACTGATCGCCGCGCGCGTTTTCCAGGGGCTCGTTGCCGGGCTGCTCGCCCCCATGGCGCAGATGATGCTCGGGCGCGTCGCGGGCAAGAACCTCGAGCGCGTGATGGGCTACGCAACGCTGCCTATCCTGCTCGGCCCGATCTTCGGCCCCCTGCTTGCGGGCGCCGTGCTCGCGCGGGCGGCCTGGCCCTGGCTCTTCTTGATCAACGTACCGGTCGGCATACTCGGCGTCACGTTGGCCGCGCGCCTGCTCGCGCCCGACGCCGGTCAACTGCAGCGGCGCCCATTCGATTTCACGGGCTTCGCCCTGATCTCGCCCGGGCTTGTCGCGCTTGTCTATGGATTCCAGAGCGCCATGCACGCCGAAGGCGCGGCGTTTCTGCTGGCCGGCGCCGCGCTGCTCGCGGCATTCGTGTGGCACGCCTTACGCCACCCAACGTCGGCGCTGATCGATGTGCGCCTCTTCGCGGACCGCATGTTCGCGGTTCCCGCCATCACGCAATTTTTTGCCAACGGCATCATGTATGGAAGGCAGTTCGCCGTTGCGCTCTACCTGATAGCCGGCTGCGGCTTGAGCGCCGCGCATGCGGGCTGGCTGCTCGCAGCGAGCGGCGCGGGCATGATGGGCTCGTTCGCCTGCATGGGCTTTCTCACCGAACGGTTGGGCTGCCGCGCGCTCGCGGCAGGCGGCGCGCTGCTGGCGTTATGCGCCACGCTGCCGTTTCTGTGGATGACTGGCCACGCGTTTTCCCCGGGGCTCGCATTGGCCAGTCTCTTTATCGCTGGCGTGGGTCATGGAACCATTAGCATTCCTTCTATTTCCGCCGCGTATGCCCGCATGCCGAAAGCACGGCTTCCCATGGCGAACACCGCGTTGAATATCGCGCAGAGAATGGGCGGACCGGTTGCCACCACCCTCGTGGCTATCGCCGTTTCCCTGGCAGTGCCGAGTTCCTCGGCTGGCGAACCGCGTCAATTCCTGCAGGCGTTCGCCGCGCTCTGCGGACTGCATATGGCGTGCTTCACGGCGGCCATCCTGCTTCCGGCGAGCGTGCGCCGCGCGAACGAGGGCTGA
- a CDS encoding extracellular catalytic domain type 1 short-chain-length polyhydroxyalkanoate depolymerase, protein MPRKKTNVWLKGLELLTRMSAPRPKKKAAARKAAPAKATKATKPAHVARPGAKPAKDTGKAHVGRAQPVGTGGRWVRSWHSAPPRAGHLVNHLAYALYLPAGATGATGLPLVVMLHGCKQTAESFAAGTRVCRLADRSGFAVLLPEQAKTAHAQRCWHWHGDHAQSEAPAVASLVDAIVREHGFDRERVYLAGISAGAGLASVLAMHYPWRFAAVGLHSGPVFGAATSTMSAMNVMRHASREAPVHLVDAALDVAAHPGMPTFIVQGEIDAVVATRNAMQLGMQFARVNRLLDAQGELRVGEIRTYSRDAAAYTDYVKSGRLVVRVCVVRGLGHAWSGGDPREPFHSDRGPDAMSMMWQFFRRQRANDR, encoded by the coding sequence ATGCCCAGGAAAAAGACCAACGTCTGGCTTAAAGGTCTCGAACTGCTCACCCGCATGAGCGCACCGCGACCGAAGAAAAAAGCCGCCGCACGTAAAGCGGCGCCTGCGAAAGCCACGAAGGCCACGAAGCCCGCGCACGTCGCGAGGCCGGGAGCCAAACCGGCGAAGGACACCGGCAAGGCGCACGTGGGGCGTGCGCAACCGGTGGGTACGGGCGGCAGGTGGGTCCGCTCCTGGCATTCCGCGCCGCCGAGAGCCGGGCATCTCGTCAACCATCTCGCGTATGCGCTCTATTTGCCCGCCGGTGCGACGGGTGCCACGGGCCTGCCGCTCGTGGTCATGCTGCACGGCTGCAAGCAGACGGCGGAATCGTTCGCCGCCGGCACGCGGGTATGCCGGCTGGCGGACCGGTCGGGCTTTGCCGTGCTGCTTCCCGAGCAGGCGAAAACCGCGCACGCGCAGCGGTGCTGGCACTGGCACGGCGATCATGCGCAGTCGGAGGCCCCAGCGGTGGCCTCGCTCGTCGATGCGATCGTGCGCGAGCACGGATTCGATCGCGAGCGCGTCTACCTCGCGGGCATCTCGGCAGGGGCAGGGCTCGCGTCCGTGCTCGCCATGCATTATCCGTGGCGCTTCGCGGCCGTTGGTTTGCACTCGGGGCCGGTATTTGGCGCGGCAACGTCCACGATGAGCGCGATGAACGTCATGCGTCATGCGAGCCGCGAAGCGCCTGTTCATCTCGTCGATGCCGCGCTCGACGTCGCCGCGCATCCCGGCATGCCCACCTTCATCGTGCAAGGCGAAATCGACGCGGTCGTGGCGACGCGCAACGCCATGCAGCTCGGCATGCAGTTCGCGCGCGTGAACCGGCTGCTCGACGCGCAGGGCGAATTGCGCGTGGGCGAGATACGGACCTATAGCCGCGACGCCGCGGCGTACACCGACTATGTGAAGTCGGGCAGGCTCGTCGTGCGGGTGTGTGTCGTTCGAGGGCTCGGGCACGCATGGAGCGGCGGCGACCCACGCGAGCCGTTTCATTCGGATCGCGGCCCCGACGCGATGTCGATGATGTGGCAGTTCTTCCGGCGGCAACGCGCAAACGACAGGTGA
- a CDS encoding chromate transporter: MTASTPTAPPHPTLFGLFLIFSRIGLTSFGGGLSGWLLREFVQDRHWISEEDFLNGLAISQALPGINVKNMAIWIGHRLLGWRGAAVAVTGIVVPPACLIIVIGSVVGALIFHPLTQILIAGAAAAATGLSLSMGVVTARRVRRQILPLLLMAATFLAIGILRLSLVWVVVIGGTVSVLYEYVAIRRGAR; this comes from the coding sequence GTGACTGCCTCCACACCCACCGCCCCGCCGCACCCCACGCTGTTCGGACTCTTTCTGATATTCAGCCGCATTGGCTTGACGAGCTTTGGCGGCGGTTTGAGCGGCTGGCTGTTGCGCGAATTCGTTCAGGATCGCCACTGGATCAGCGAAGAAGACTTCCTCAACGGGCTCGCCATCTCGCAGGCGCTGCCCGGCATCAACGTCAAGAACATGGCGATCTGGATCGGGCATCGGCTGCTGGGCTGGCGCGGCGCCGCCGTGGCCGTCACCGGCATCGTCGTGCCGCCCGCGTGCCTGATCATCGTGATCGGCAGCGTGGTCGGCGCGCTCATCTTCCATCCGCTCACGCAAATTCTGATCGCCGGCGCCGCTGCGGCGGCCACGGGATTGTCGCTGTCGATGGGTGTCGTCACCGCGCGACGCGTGCGGCGGCAAATCCTCCCGCTGCTGCTCATGGCGGCGACCTTTCTTGCCATCGGCATTCTGCGTTTGTCGCTGGTATGGGTGGTCGTAATCGGCGGCACGGTGAGCGTGCTCTACGAATACGTGGCGATTCGCCGGGGTGCGCGATGA
- a CDS encoding chromate transporter codes for MNARLLGQLAAIFAPLSLVTIGGGQAIVAEIQRQVVQVHPWMTHSQFAADFAISRMAPGPGSLLVTLIGWQVAGFWGALVATAALLLPTGFLIYGVTHIWGRYQGAAWQLALERGLRPIAAGMMLAAGWVLLKSLNGGLPAKAIAVVSLCVLLRTRVSPLVLLLAGALALVGVSLIGAGLPHWLQVQLT; via the coding sequence ATGAATGCACGCCTGCTCGGTCAGCTGGCCGCCATTTTCGCGCCACTTTCGCTCGTGACGATCGGCGGCGGCCAGGCGATCGTCGCGGAGATTCAGCGCCAGGTCGTGCAAGTGCATCCCTGGATGACGCACTCGCAGTTCGCCGCCGACTTCGCGATCTCGCGCATGGCGCCGGGCCCCGGCTCGCTGCTCGTCACGCTGATCGGCTGGCAGGTTGCCGGTTTTTGGGGCGCGCTCGTGGCGACCGCCGCGCTCTTGCTGCCAACGGGCTTCCTCATCTACGGCGTCACGCATATATGGGGCCGCTATCAAGGCGCGGCGTGGCAACTAGCGCTCGAGCGCGGCCTGCGCCCCATCGCGGCCGGCATGATGCTCGCGGCGGGCTGGGTGCTGCTCAAATCGCTGAACGGCGGCCTGCCCGCGAAGGCGATTGCCGTCGTGTCGCTTTGCGTGCTGCTCAGAACGCGGGTCAGTCCGCTCGTGCTTCTTCTTGCCGGCGCGCTTGCGCTCGTTGGCGTGAGCCTGATCGGTGCGGGCCTGCCGCATTGGCTTCAAGTGCAGCTCACGTAA
- a CDS encoding DUF4148 domain-containing protein, producing MNRRPLFAFLVVTASIGAVSTASAQGLTRAQVRQQLIEAQANGSQFVTDSSYPDVSPIFAQQVAHAKAQHEQQQQQAPSGMGAPMQGTSDAGAPHTACVGPVSFCNLYSGS from the coding sequence ATTAACCGCCGCCCGCTTTTCGCCTTCCTCGTCGTGACCGCTTCCATCGGCGCTGTCTCCACCGCTTCCGCGCAAGGACTCACGCGCGCCCAGGTGCGCCAGCAGCTGATCGAAGCACAGGCCAACGGCTCGCAATTCGTGACCGATAGCTCGTATCCCGATGTGAGCCCCATCTTCGCGCAGCAAGTCGCGCATGCGAAGGCACAACACGAACAGCAGCAACAACAGGCGCCCAGCGGCATGGGCGCGCCCATGCAAGGCACGAGCGACGCCGGCGCGCCGCACACGGCGTGCGTCGGGCCGGTGAGCTTCTGCAACCTGTATTCGGGGAGCTGA
- a CDS encoding trypsin-like peptidase domain-containing protein: protein MLRLNFARTSRPAAALALALASAFCFDVNAATPPAASTKPPASKTAADKAANDKAATDNAASDKTAAQKAAADTSAPAAATPDFFSLAERYGPAVVHVIARSVDDPSSPPEQEAIDADDPFFAFFRRAPKPASDAEAGGPRVMTGSGSGFIVSPDGVVLTTAHVVDNAEQVSVQLTDKREFKAEVVAVDPQSDVAVLQIDAHDLPFVKLADTAKVHAGEPVLSIGSPDSFQNTVTTGILSATSRTLPDGKPFPFLQTDVAVNPDNSGGPIFNRAGEVIGIDVQIYADAGRYGGLTFAIPIDAANQFRAQLQARKAAPAGSANAANAANAGNGGTIRTFGMQVEDVSPGLAAALGLPHAGGALVDAVDPASPIGKAGIRTGDVIVQVGAKPVDRAATLAAALAAVPPATPASLKVIRNRQPAVAGFSNTAFEAKAEDAPAAAAAAQATDAAQAAEKTDAPVAAAVGDAASKAPPANVHAMKTVMTDAGAPLAQPVAAQAPRHAADRLGLIAHALSEEEKRSTGLPLGLMVEASTGPAATAGVRAGDVVLSLDDTLVESQEQAATLEAKATKSMSLLIQRNNARSFVAVKLR from the coding sequence GTGCTCCGCCTGAACTTCGCCCGCACTTCGCGCCCCGCGGCCGCGCTTGCCCTCGCGCTTGCCAGCGCTTTCTGTTTTGATGTGAACGCGGCAACGCCGCCTGCGGCCTCCACCAAGCCGCCCGCCAGCAAAACGGCCGCCGATAAAGCCGCTAACGACAAGGCGGCTACCGACAACGCTGCCAGCGACAAGACCGCAGCGCAGAAGGCCGCCGCCGACACATCCGCGCCGGCGGCCGCCACACCCGACTTCTTCTCGCTCGCCGAGCGCTACGGCCCCGCCGTCGTGCACGTGATCGCGCGCAGCGTCGACGACCCTTCCTCGCCGCCCGAGCAGGAGGCCATCGACGCTGACGATCCTTTCTTCGCCTTCTTCAGGCGTGCGCCGAAGCCGGCCTCGGACGCCGAAGCCGGCGGGCCGCGCGTCATGACGGGCTCGGGCTCCGGGTTCATCGTCAGCCCGGATGGCGTCGTGCTGACCACGGCGCATGTCGTCGACAACGCCGAGCAAGTGAGCGTGCAGCTCACGGACAAGCGCGAGTTCAAGGCGGAGGTGGTCGCCGTCGATCCGCAAAGCGACGTTGCCGTGCTGCAGATCGACGCTCACGATCTGCCGTTCGTTAAGCTCGCCGACACGGCGAAGGTGCACGCCGGCGAGCCGGTGCTCTCGATCGGATCGCCGGACAGCTTCCAGAACACCGTGACGACGGGCATCCTCAGCGCGACTTCGCGCACGCTGCCCGACGGCAAGCCGTTCCCGTTCCTCCAGACCGACGTGGCGGTCAATCCCGACAACTCCGGCGGACCGATCTTCAATCGCGCGGGCGAGGTGATCGGCATCGACGTGCAGATTTACGCCGACGCCGGCCGCTACGGCGGCCTGACCTTCGCGATTCCGATCGACGCCGCCAACCAGTTCCGCGCCCAGCTGCAGGCGCGCAAGGCGGCGCCAGCGGGCAGCGCCAATGCGGCGAACGCAGCGAACGCGGGCAATGGCGGCACGATCCGCACCTTCGGCATGCAGGTCGAAGACGTGAGCCCCGGCCTTGCAGCGGCGCTCGGCTTGCCGCACGCGGGCGGCGCGCTGGTCGATGCCGTCGATCCCGCCTCGCCGATCGGCAAAGCGGGCATCCGCACCGGAGATGTGATCGTGCAGGTCGGCGCCAAACCCGTCGACCGGGCCGCGACGCTTGCCGCCGCGCTCGCGGCCGTCCCGCCCGCCACACCGGCCTCGCTCAAGGTGATCCGCAACCGGCAGCCGGCGGTGGCCGGGTTCTCGAACACGGCGTTCGAGGCCAAGGCGGAGGATGCGCCTGCGGCAGCGGCAGCTGCGCAAGCAACCGACGCCGCACAGGCGGCGGAAAAGACCGACGCGCCGGTCGCGGCCGCCGTCGGGGATGCGGCAAGCAAGGCACCGCCGGCCAACGTCCACGCCATGAAGACGGTGATGACGGACGCGGGCGCCCCGCTCGCCCAACCCGTCGCCGCGCAGGCCCCGCGCCATGCCGCGGACCGCCTCGGCCTCATCGCGCACGCACTGAGCGAAGAGGAAAAGCGCTCGACCGGCCTGCCGCTCGGGTTGATGGTGGAAGCCTCGACGGGCCCGGCCGCGACCGCGGGCGTGCGGGCCGGCGACGTCGTGCTGTCGCTCGACGACACGCTGGTCGAATCGCAGGAGCAAGCCGCCACGCTCGAAGCTAAAGCGACGAAGAGCATGTCGCTGCTGATTCAGCGTAATAACGCGCGCAGCTTTGTGGCCGTGAAGCTTAGGTGA
- a CDS encoding anti-sigma factor family protein codes for MSEQQNPVTQDEIHAYVDGTLSEARRVDVERELERNPELAARASDFFALNNLLHERYDRVLAEPLPARLRVAAPQPQAQTVQNTRPAANWPRFAGLAATLVLGVAIGWGMHYGMSGAGGPAGAAGGELHTVSADGSMRFAQQAALAHVVYMPTVVRPDTMDDSQEQDFVKWLANRLGTNVRAPMLSKSGFELSGGRLLQADDGGEVAQFMYHNAKGERVTLCISHRKTSANTTAFKLYQDGPVNVFYWVDGDFGYALSGGIDRKALLQLAHDVYAQLTPS; via the coding sequence ATGAGCGAACAACAAAATCCCGTCACGCAAGACGAGATCCACGCCTACGTGGACGGCACGCTTTCCGAGGCGCGCCGCGTCGACGTGGAGCGCGAACTCGAGCGCAATCCCGAGCTTGCCGCGCGCGCGAGCGACTTCTTCGCGCTCAACAACCTGCTGCACGAGCGCTACGACCGCGTGCTCGCCGAGCCGCTGCCCGCGCGCCTGCGCGTGGCCGCGCCGCAGCCACAGGCGCAGACGGTGCAGAACACGCGGCCGGCGGCGAACTGGCCGCGCTTCGCGGGCCTCGCGGCGACGCTCGTGCTGGGCGTGGCAATCGGCTGGGGTATGCACTACGGCATGAGCGGCGCGGGCGGACCCGCAGGCGCGGCTGGCGGCGAGCTGCATACGGTGAGCGCGGACGGTTCCATGCGCTTCGCACAGCAGGCGGCGCTCGCGCACGTGGTCTACATGCCGACCGTGGTGCGGCCCGACACGATGGACGACAGCCAGGAGCAGGACTTCGTGAAGTGGCTCGCCAACCGGCTGGGCACCAACGTGCGCGCGCCGATGCTCTCGAAGAGCGGTTTCGAGCTTTCGGGCGGTCGCTTGCTACAGGCCGACGACGGCGGCGAAGTCGCGCAGTTCATGTATCACAACGCGAAAGGCGAGCGCGTGACGCTGTGCATCTCACACCGCAAGACGAGCGCCAACACTACCGCGTTCAAGCTGTATCAGGATGGACCGGTGAATGTGTTCTATTGGGTGGATGGCGACTTCGGGTATGCGCTTTCCGGCGGCATCGACCGCAAGGCGTTGCTGCAGCTCGCGCACGATGTTTATGCGCAGTTGACGCCGAGCTGA